A DNA window from Ostrea edulis chromosome 5, xbOstEdul1.1, whole genome shotgun sequence contains the following coding sequences:
- the LOC125649403 gene encoding solute carrier organic anion transporter family member 4A1-like — MFHEEEEQSEKLMAMSRAVQDKRRETEEEVEPYGCCCFKPRWLQFFNTIQWNVFWQCVFNFFEGFIVNGVVNVIIPALEKRYNLSSKRSAIIASSNDFGAFIFFLFIGYIGERVHKPKLMAAGVLVMSLGSFLFLLPHFIGKKYHYTLSDSNANENTTEAVCSLSRAPESEQCTGTDSDASTFVEYYAMFILGQIFHGIGAVPMFTIALTYIDENCKQKMTSLYVSLTFCSAAVGVAVGYIVGGQTLGLFVDIDKLSPNSVELTPDDPQWVGAWWIGVVISFFAFFFIVLPTLGFPKRLPGYNELQKQKVSEAYTSGNDETTTRPDFGTKLKDIPKAIWLLLKNPTYVFIILGATIELMVVGGTAVFGAKLIHVLFNVDLTTAGSVMGIITIPGSGGGMLLGGYLPKKMALRCRGIIKLCLICMSICLLFAPTFLINCSDQPLAGLNTPYAEQSSVQGLITTCNKECGCTTAAFEPICDTNHTVYFSPCHAGCTNVSTVNGVKSYFNCSCIDTPANKSAAVNGSCAEKCPWFYAFCVLLFCIMFFTFMTMSPVVTSIFRCVPDNQRSLALGIQLLVGRLLGTTPGPVLLGYIIDKSCTIWQEECGEKGSCWTYDKHDLGMRIMIWWLVLKAMGVIFFYTAYRLYKPPPTLEENQKVEIATIQCNTDREVTKL; from the exons ATGTTCCACGAAGAAGAAGAACAGTCTGAG AAATTAATGGCAATGAGTAGAGCAGTGCAAGACAAAAGGAGGGAGACGGAAGAGGAGGTAGAACCATATGGATGTTGCTGTTTTAAGCCAAG ATGGTTGCAGTTCTTCAATACTATACAATGGAACGTATTCTGGCAATGTGTATTTAACTTTTTTGAAGGATTCATTGTCAATGGCGTCGTAAACGTCATTATTCCAGCATTAGAAAAAAGATACAACCTCTCCAGCAAACGTTCCGCTATCATCGCCTCCTCCAATGACTTTGGAgctttcattttctttcttttcattgGGTATATTGGGGAGCGTGTGCATAAACCAAAGTTAATGGCAGCGGGTGTTCTTGTGATGTCGCTTGGGAGCTTTTTGTTTCTACTGCCTCATTTTATTGGAAAGAAATATCACTATACTTTATCAG ACAGCAATGCGAATGAAAATACAACTGAAGCTGTGTGCAGCTTGTCCCGTGCCCCTGAATCGGAGCAATGTACCGGGACGGATTCCGATGCATCAACCTTTGTAGAGTATTATGCTATGTTCATCCTTGGACAGATATTTCATGGTATCGGAGCGGTTCCCATGTTTACCATAGCACTCACGTACATCGACGAAAACTGCAAGCAGAAAATGACATCTCTTTACGTCT CGCTGACGTTCTGCTCCGCTGCTGTTGGTGTTGCAGTTGGGTACATTGTTGGAGGACAAACTCTTGGATTGTTCGTGGACATTGATAAACTGTCTCCAAATTC AGTGGAGTTGACTCCAGATGACCCACAGTGGGTTGGGGCTTGGTGGATTGGTGTCGTCATAAGCTTTTTTGCTTTCTTCTTTATTGTATTACCTACCTTGGGATTCCCAAAGCGTCTTCCAG GATATAACGAGTTGCAAAAGCAGAAAGTTTCAGAAGCATACACTTCCGGAAACGACGAAACAACTACGAGACCAGACTTTGGAACAAAGCTCAAGGACATCCCCAAAGCGATATGGCTGCTG CTAAAGAATCCGACGTACGTGTTCATTATACTAGGAGCGACCATAGAGTTAATGGTGGTAGGAGGGACTGCAGTGTTTGGAGCTAAGCTGATACACGTTTTGTTTAATGTGGATTTAACAACGGCAGGAAGTGTGATGG GCATTATAACTATCCCTGGATCTGGTGGGGGTATGCTGCTGGGAGGATATCTACCAAAGAAAATGGCTCTTCGTTGCCGTGGAATCATCAAACTGTGCTTAATTTGCATGTCTATCTGTCTTTTGTTCGCCCCCACATTTCTGATTAACTGTTCCGATCAACCACTTGCTGGTCTGAACACTCCGTATGCTGAACAAAG TTCTGTACAAGGATTGATTACGACATGCAATAAAGAATGTGGGTGTACAACAGCAGCATTTGAACCCATCTGTGACACCAACCACACCGTGTATTTTTCTCCATGTCACGCGGGTTGTACAAACGTCTCAACGGTGAACGGAGTAAAG tCGTACTTTAACTGCTCGTGTATCGATACTCCTGCCAATAAATCAGCTGCTGTTAATGGTAGCTGCGCAGAAAAATGTCCTTGGTTCTATGCATTTTGTGTCCTATTATTCTGCATTATGTTTTTCACATTCATGACAATGTCTCCAGTTGTCACATCGATATTCAG ATGTGTACCTGATAATCAACGATCTTTAGCCTTAGGAATTCAACTCTTGGTTGGTCGTCTGTTAG gAACAACACCTGGGCCGGTGCTGCTTGGATACATCATTGACAAGTCTTGCACGATTTGGCAAGAAGAGTGTGGAGAAAAGGGCTCCTGTTGGACCTATGACAAACATGATTTGGGCATGCGGATAATGATTTGGTGGTTGGTTTTAAAGGCAATGGGAGTGATATTTTTCTACACTGCCTATAGACTTTACAAGCCCCCACCAACACTGGAAGAAAACCAAAAAGTGGAAATAGCAACCATACAGTGCAATACAGACAGAGAAGTTACCAAATTGTAG